The following proteins come from a genomic window of Paeniglutamicibacter kerguelensis:
- a CDS encoding ABC transporter ATP-binding protein, with the protein MDSTTRDLLKATGLVAGYGHQDVCGPIDLLVEPGQSWGIVGFNAAGKSTLLRTLVGYQEPVSGESVILGSFSDDSSFIYRKAVSVVLDEDAFFPSLSVEEHLQLIAGGHAVADPQAAVDRELEFFDLAAARTELPQRLSSGQRRRLLLAAALLRPCRLLVLDEPEQRLDPTMRAALAARLRRRVDAGTALLVVTHDAEFLSKVADSVLVISGGRVIPSTVAEGVAAIAHA; encoded by the coding sequence ATGGACAGCACCACGCGGGACTTGCTCAAGGCCACCGGCCTCGTGGCCGGATACGGCCATCAGGACGTGTGCGGGCCCATCGACTTGCTGGTCGAGCCCGGACAGTCATGGGGCATCGTCGGCTTCAACGCCGCCGGCAAGTCAACGCTGCTGCGGACCCTGGTCGGCTACCAGGAACCGGTGAGCGGGGAATCGGTCATCCTGGGTTCGTTTTCCGACGACTCCAGCTTCATCTACCGCAAGGCGGTCTCGGTGGTCCTCGACGAGGACGCCTTCTTCCCGTCGCTCAGCGTCGAGGAGCACCTGCAGCTCATCGCCGGCGGGCACGCAGTGGCAGACCCGCAGGCCGCCGTGGACAGGGAACTCGAGTTCTTCGACCTTGCCGCCGCCAGGACCGAACTTCCGCAACGTCTGTCCTCGGGCCAGCGCCGGCGATTGCTGCTGGCCGCCGCCTTGTTGCGCCCCTGCAGGCTTCTGGTGCTCGATGAACCGGAACAGCGCCTGGACCCGACAATGCGTGCCGCGCTGGCAGCACGCCTGCGCCGGCGGGTGGACGCGGGGACCGCCCTGCTGGTGGTCACCCACGACGCGGAATTCCTCTCGAAGGTGGCCGACTCCGTCCTGGTGATTTCCGGCGGGCGCGTCATTCCCTCCACCGTTGCCGAAGGCGTGGCGGCAATCGCCCATGCCTGA
- a CDS encoding queuosine precursor transporter, translated as MGEISASTSQRPKASRAVFAAAGSPYFSTVLALMAVVVILSNIGAAKGVTFGPIVTDGGFFLFPLAYILGDVISEVYGFKVARRAIITTFALAAFSTLCFWIMIALPAAEWYDGQEALERTLGPVWLIVLASLLGFLVGQTLNSLVLVKMKERFGERGLVGRLMGSTGVGEFADTLIFCSIAASVIGIADAPTFINYVLVGFLYKTAVEFAFVPVTAFVIRWFKRREPSYLLADASPAAA; from the coding sequence ATGGGCGAAATCTCCGCCTCAACTTCACAACGTCCAAAGGCTTCGCGCGCGGTTTTCGCGGCAGCGGGAAGCCCCTACTTCTCCACCGTCCTGGCCTTGATGGCCGTGGTTGTCATTCTTTCCAACATCGGTGCGGCCAAGGGAGTCACCTTTGGCCCGATCGTCACCGACGGCGGATTCTTCCTCTTCCCGCTGGCCTACATCCTGGGTGACGTCATCTCCGAGGTCTACGGATTCAAGGTCGCGCGCCGGGCCATCATCACGACCTTTGCGCTGGCCGCATTCTCCACGCTCTGCTTCTGGATCATGATCGCCCTGCCCGCGGCAGAGTGGTACGACGGCCAGGAAGCCCTCGAACGTACCCTCGGCCCCGTCTGGCTGATCGTCCTTGCCTCGCTGCTCGGCTTCCTGGTGGGCCAGACGCTGAATTCCTTGGTACTGGTCAAGATGAAAGAGCGTTTCGGCGAACGCGGCCTCGTTGGCCGGTTGATGGGGTCCACGGGCGTGGGCGAGTTCGCCGACACCCTGATCTTCTGCTCCATCGCGGCATCCGTCATCGGGATCGCCGACGCACCCACGTTCATCAACTACGTGCTGGTCGGATTCCTCTACAAGACGGCAGTGGAATTCGCGTTTGTTCCCGTGACCGCGTTCGTCATCCGCTGGTTCAAGCGCCGCGAGCCAAGCTATTTGCTGGCGGATGCCTCGCCCGCAGCCGCCTAA
- a CDS encoding TetR/AcrR family transcriptional regulator — MPNESRGHVAQQTAKGAETRHLLLNTALRLFAEDGFSGTTMRAIARESGLSLGNAYYYFDSKDAIVHELYRGLSEQHRAATWPLLVEGNNLETNVRLALDKNLEILEPFHEFGPAFIRTAFSGPQGDPGDAHRAQEFGLWRQVVTASRPIPPLAIRQDLPQLLWLIQRGVFLFWAYDSSPGAKRSRRLVKNIAPVVARLVVLSRMPVVRTILDDVLSLVRTAS, encoded by the coding sequence ATGCCTAATGAATCAAGGGGCCACGTGGCGCAGCAAACCGCAAAGGGTGCCGAAACCCGCCATTTGCTGCTAAACACCGCCCTGCGGCTCTTCGCCGAAGACGGCTTTTCCGGAACCACGATGCGCGCCATTGCAAGGGAATCTGGCCTTTCGCTGGGAAACGCTTACTACTACTTTGATTCCAAGGACGCGATCGTCCACGAGCTCTATCGAGGCCTGTCCGAACAGCATCGTGCGGCCACATGGCCGCTGTTGGTCGAGGGAAACAACCTTGAGACAAATGTGCGCCTGGCCCTCGATAAGAACCTCGAAATCCTGGAGCCGTTTCACGAGTTTGGACCTGCGTTTATTCGCACCGCGTTCTCCGGCCCGCAGGGGGATCCCGGTGATGCCCACCGGGCACAGGAGTTCGGGCTGTGGCGCCAGGTTGTCACGGCTTCCAGGCCGATTCCTCCGCTGGCCATCAGGCAGGACCTTCCCCAATTGCTGTGGCTCATCCAGCGCGGCGTTTTCCTCTTCTGGGCCTACGACTCGTCCCCCGGAGCGAAACGAAGCCGCAGGCTCGTGAAAAACATTGCGCCGGTGGTTGCGCGCCTGGTGGTTCTTTCCCGCATGCCGGTGGTCCGGACGATCCTGGACGACGTGCTCTCCCTGGTGCGCACTGCATCCTGA